Genomic DNA from Desulfuromonas versatilis:
GTCATCCTCGTGGTGGCCGCCGACGACGGCGTCATGCCCCAGACCAAGGAGGCGATCAACCACTCCAAGGCCGCCGGGGTGCCGATCATCATCGCGGTCAACAAGATCGACAAGCCCGAGGCCAACCCCGAGCGGGTCAAGCAGGAGCTCACCGAGTTCGAGCTGGTCCCCGAAGAGTGGGGCGGCGAGACCATCTTCGTCGAAGTCTCGGCCAAGAAGCAGACCAATCTCGACCAGCTGCTGGAGATGATCCTGCTGCAGGCCGAGGTCATGGAACTCAAGGCCGACCCAGACAAGCGCGGCAAAGGGACCATCGTCGAGGCCCGCCTCGACAAGGGGCGCGGCCCCGTGGCCACCGTCCTGGTCCAGGAAGGGACTCTCAAGATCGGCGATCCCATCGTCTCCGGGGTTCATTTCGGCCGGGTGCGGACCATGACCGATGACCGCGGCAGCCGGGTCGAGGCGGCCGGGCCGTCGATGCCCGTGGAGGTCACCGGCCTCAGCGGGGTGCCCGACGCCGGCGAGATGTTCCACGCCGTCGAGGACGAGAAGGTCGCCAAGGACGTCGCTCAGCATCGCCAGCAGAAGCTGCGCGAGGCCGAACTGGCCAAGACCAGCAAGATCTCCCTCGAGCAGCTCTACGCCCGGATCAAGGAAGGCGACGTCAAGGAGCTCAAGGTCATCGTCAAGGGCGACGTGCAGGGCTCGGTCGAGGCGGTCAAGGACGCCCTGCTCAAGCTCTCCACCGACGCCTGCCGCCTGGTGGTCATCCATACCGGGGTCGGCGGCATCATCGAAAGCGACGTCACCCTGGCGGCGGCCTCCGATGCCATCGTCCTGGGCTTCAACGTCCGCCCCGAGCCCAAGGCCAGCACCCTGGCCGAGAACGAAGGGGTCGACATCCGGATGTACAACATCATCTACGACGCCGTCGCCGACGTCCGCGATGCCATGGAGGGCCTGCTGGCGCCGACCCTGCGCGAAAAATACCTCGGCCGGGTCGAAGTCCGCGAGACCTTCCAGGTCTCCAAGGTCGGCACCATCGCCGGGTGCTACGTGGTGGACGGCAAGATCCTGCGCGGCGCCCAGGTGCGCCTGGTACGCGACAACGTCGTGGTCTGGGAGGGCAAGCTGAGCTCGCTCAAGCGCTTCAAGGACGACGTCCGCGAGGTGGCCACCGGCTACGAGTGCGGGATCGGCCTCGAGGGGTACAATGATATCAAGGTCGGAGACATCATCGAGGTCTTCGAAATGGAGTCGGTCAAGACGACTCTCTAACCGGGGGAACCCGCCATGGTGGTCGGCGTGCTGCGTCTCGAACTGTTCCTGCCCGCGCCGCAGAACCTGAAGGAGAAGCGGGCCGTGGTGCGCAAGATCCTCGGCCGCTGCCGGGAGCGGTTCCCGGTCTCCTGCGCCGAGACCGGCATGCATGATCTCTGGCAGCGGGCCGAGCTCGGCTACTCCATGGTCGGCCAGAGCGAAGGCGACTGCCACAGCGTCTTCGCTCGCATCGAACAAGAGATCGATCGCATCGGGCTGGCCCAGGTCAGTGATCACTACGTGGAGTTTCTCCACTTCTGAGGATAGAGTTTTTGGAATTTCTGCGTTCACATCGCGTTGGCGAACAGATCCACAAGGAAATCTCCGCGCTGCTGGTGCGGGGCCTCAAGGACCCGCGCATCGGCTTCGTGACCATCACCGCCGTGGAAGTCACCCCTGACCTGCACCTGGCCAGGGTATATTACTCCGTGCTGGGCGACGACAAGTCCCGGGCCGCCACCCAGAAGGGGCTGGAAAGCTCCATTCCCTACATCCGCCGGGAGATCGGCAAGCACCTGCGGATGAAATACACTCCGGATCTGATGTTCAAGTTCGATACCTCCCTGGAGTACGGCAACCGGATCGAGTCCCTGCTGCGGGACATCCACGAGAAGAGTAGTGATGATCAAGGCGATTCTGAAAAAGATTGACTCGGGCCGGCGCTTCCTGGTGGCCTCGCACGAAAGCCCCGACGGCGACGCCATGGCCTCGACCCTTGCGCTGACCAACCTGCTGCGCGAAATGGGCAAGGAGGTGGTCGCCTTCAATCGGGACGGGGTCCCCGAGTCGTTCCGCTTTCTCCCCGGGGCCGCGACGGTGGTCAGCAGCCTGGCCGGCGAAGCCCCCTTCGACGCGGGTTTCGTGCTTGACGCCGGGGAGCTGCGCCGCGCCGGCAACGAGCTGAAGCCGCTCTGCCGCAGCCTGGTGAACATCGACCATCACCCCCATTCGGAAGACTTCGGGGAAATCTACTACGTCGATGAAAACGCCAGCGCCACCGGCATCATGATCTACCGCATCGCCCGGGAGGGAGGGCTTGCCATCAGCCCGGCGGTTGCGCTTTGCGTTTACACGGCTATTCTTTCCGATACGGGTTCCTTCAGATACTCCAACGCCGACCCCGAGGCCTTTCGGGTGGCCGGAGAGATGATCGACCTCGGCGTCGACCCCTGGAGCGTGGCTTCGGGGCTGTACGAGAGCCAGTCGGAAAAACGGCTGCAGTTGCTGGGCGAAGCCCTGAACACCCTGACCATCTCCCCCTGCCGCCTCTACGCCTCGGTCAGCGTCACCAGCGAAATGCTGGTGCGCACCGGAGCCACCGCCGAGCACACCGACGGCTTCGTCAACTACCCCAGGTCGATCAGCGGGGTCGAGGTGGCGCTGTTTTTCCGCCAGGTCGGCCCGGCCGCCTACAAGGTCGGTTTCCGCTCCAAGGGCAAGGTCGACGTCGGTTCCCTGGCCCGGGCCCTGGGCGGCGGAGGTCATCACAACGCCGCCGGCGCCGTGGTCGAGGGGGAACTCGACCATGTACGCGCCACGGTCTTTGCCCGGCTGGATGCTCTTTTAAAATAGTCGCGCATGGACGGCCTGCTGATTGTCGACAAGCCGCGGGGGATCACCTCCCACGACGTGGTGCGCCAGGTGCGCCGGGCGCTCAAGACCCGCAAGGTGGGCCACGCCGGCACCCTCGATCCGCTGGCCACCGGGCTTTTGCTGGTCGCCGTGGGCGAAGGGACCCGGGTGCTGCAGTTTCTCATGGAGGGGGACAAGACCTACCGGGCCCGGCTCAAGCTCGGTGAAACCACCGACACCCAGGATTCCGACGGGAAGGTCATCGAGCAGCGCCCCTGGCAGGGGATCGGCCCGCAGGACGTGGAGCGGGCCTGTGCGAGTTTCCGCGGCGAGATCCGGCAGGTTCCGCCCATGTACTCGGCGCTGAAGAAGGATGGCGTCCCCCTGTACCGCCTGGCCCGCCAGGGGATCGAAATCGAGCGCGAGGAGCGTCCGGTCACCATCCATCGGCTGGAGATTCTGCAGGTGGAGTTGCCCGCCGTGGCCATCGAGGTCGACTGTTCCAAGGGGACCTATATCCGGACCCTGGTACACGACATCGGCCAGGCCCTGGGCTGCGGGGCGCACCTGACCGAGCTGCGCCGCACCCGCAGCGGCCTGTTCTCCATCGAACGGGCCCTCACCCTCGAGCAGCTCGCCGAGGGGGTGGAGCTGGCCGGGCATCCCGCCTGGCTGAGCCTGGGGGAGGCCCTGGGGGAATACCCTGCGGTGCAACTCGTCG
This window encodes:
- a CDS encoding DUF503 domain-containing protein encodes the protein MVVGVLRLELFLPAPQNLKEKRAVVRKILGRCRERFPVSCAETGMHDLWQRAELGYSMVGQSEGDCHSVFARIEQEIDRIGLAQVSDHYVEFLHF
- a CDS encoding ribosome-binding factor A; amino-acid sequence: MEFLRSHRVGEQIHKEISALLVRGLKDPRIGFVTITAVEVTPDLHLARVYYSVLGDDKSRAATQKGLESSIPYIRREIGKHLRMKYTPDLMFKFDTSLEYGNRIESLLRDIHEKSSDDQGDSEKD
- a CDS encoding DHH family phosphoesterase encodes the protein MIKAILKKIDSGRRFLVASHESPDGDAMASTLALTNLLREMGKEVVAFNRDGVPESFRFLPGAATVVSSLAGEAPFDAGFVLDAGELRRAGNELKPLCRSLVNIDHHPHSEDFGEIYYVDENASATGIMIYRIAREGGLAISPAVALCVYTAILSDTGSFRYSNADPEAFRVAGEMIDLGVDPWSVASGLYESQSEKRLQLLGEALNTLTISPCRLYASVSVTSEMLVRTGATAEHTDGFVNYPRSISGVEVALFFRQVGPAAYKVGFRSKGKVDVGSLARALGGGGHHNAAGAVVEGELDHVRATVFARLDALLK
- the truB gene encoding tRNA pseudouridine(55) synthase TruB, with the translated sequence MDGLLIVDKPRGITSHDVVRQVRRALKTRKVGHAGTLDPLATGLLLVAVGEGTRVLQFLMEGDKTYRARLKLGETTDTQDSDGKVIEQRPWQGIGPQDVERACASFRGEIRQVPPMYSALKKDGVPLYRLARQGIEIEREERPVTIHRLEILQVELPAVAIEVDCSKGTYIRTLVHDIGQALGCGAHLTELRRTRSGLFSIERALTLEQLAEGVELAGHPAWLSLGEALGEYPAVQLVEEACRRLRNGIPPALDEVRGGENCRPGERALLYEGPRLLAIASFEPGRELEQRGDFRLLRVFNRG